One Fusarium oxysporum f. sp. lycopersici 4287 chromosome 8, whole genome shotgun sequence genomic region harbors:
- a CDS encoding DNA polymerase eta subunit has protein sequence MSSSPLNRPLGASSPLLEGGRRRSQFTYRQFSQLASSNTSNPLRVIAHIDLDAFYAQCETVRLGIPEDKPLAVQQWQGLIAVNYPAREFGIGRHCNVEEAKKLCPELIVQHVATWREGDDKWAYREDAAAHIATDKVSLDHYRLQSRKILACIKEALPLDLQKVEKASIDEVFLDLSSQTHLILLERFPELSNPPPYDDPTENLPLPSIAALDWQTDALIDLDEEQETVDPDWDDVAILIGSEIVRKVRAEVRQKLGYTCSAGVASNKLLSKLGSAYKKPNKQTVVRNRAVSAFMAGFKITKLRNLGGKLGEQIVSTFNTESVIELLDVPLATMKTKLGHDTGFWIYNTIRGIDTSEVNSRTQIKSMLSAKSFRPTINSSEQATRWLRIFAADIFARLVEEGSLENKRRPRTMNLHHRHEGQVRSRSGPIPQGRIIDEGSLFELAKDLLLQIIAEGRGVWPCANLSLSVAGFEDGVKGNMGIGAFLVKGEEAEALRSSIPDSRQSSTGPEPSAKKRRVEDGGIQRFFSKRPSTDHERTSLTDSHTHGEDSKAGSLPSDPTQKTLSFATKYDCEARHESDLAMHESHASPWHESAFDVQVDQKQHSLTDVVCSRCKASFADPEALQNHRDWHMAKDLQDAERVKPTFAERQPAARNSAQKTQGTTSRRSRGGKLEQGQSRLKFG, from the exons ATGTCTTCTTCACCGCTAAACAGGCCTCTCGGGGCTTCGTCACCACTGCTTGAAGGAGGCCGGCGGCGTTCCCAGTTCACGTATCGCCAATTCTCACAGCTTGCTTCGTCCAACACTTCGAACCCGCTGCGCGTCATTGCCCACATTGACCTCGACGCCTTTTATGCGCAGTGCGAGACGGTTAGACTTGGTATTCCAGAGGACAAGCCGTTAGCTGTTCAACAATG GCAAGGTCTCATCGCAGTCAACTATCCTGCACGCGAGTTTGGTATTGGACGCCATTGCAATGtcgaagaagcaaaaaagTTGTGCCCTGAACTTATCGTCCAGCACGTAGCTACATGGAGAGAAGGCGACGACAAGTGGGCATATCGCGAGGATGCCGCCGCCCACATAGCAACAGATAAGGTTTCACTTGATCACTATCGCCTTCAGTCTCGGAAGATCTTAGCATGTATCAAAGAGGCTCTGCCGCTTGATCTCCAGAAGGTGGAAAAAGCAAGTATTGACGAGGTCTTCCTCGATCTATCGAGCCAAACCCACCTGATCCTTCTGGAGCGCTTTCCAGAATTATCAAACCCGCCCCCCTATGACGACCCTACTGAGAACCTTCCCTTGCCATCCATTGCCGCGCTCGACTGGCAGACCGATGCTTTGATTGATTTGGATGAGGAACAGGAAACAGTCGATCCAGATTGGGATGATGTAGCAATCCTCATCGGATCTGAGATCGTTCGCAAAGTCAGGGCCGAAGTTCGACAGAAGTTGGGATACACGTGCTCAGCTGGAGTAGCAAGCAATAAGCTTCTCAGTAAGTTGGGTTCGGCATACAAGAAACCAAACAAACAGACTGTTGTACGCAACAGAGCTGTGTCTGCTTTTATGGCTGGCTTCAAAATCACCAAGCTTCGAAACTTGGGTGGCAAACTCGGAGAGCAGATAGTATCGACATTCAACACAGAGAGCGTCATTGAATTGTTGGATGTTCCTTTGGCAACTATGAAAACAAAGCTTGGCCATGATACAGGTTTTTGGATATATAATACCATCCGAGGTATTGACACAAGCGAGGTCAATTCAAGAACACAGATCAAGTCGATGCTGTCGGCTAAGTCTTTTCGTCCAACTATCAACTCTTCAGAACAAGCAACGCGATGGCTGAGAATCTTTGCAGCTGACATATTCGCTCGCCTCGTTGAGGAGGGAAGTCTGGAAAACAAGAGACGACCGAGGACGATGAACTTACATCATCGCCATGAGGGACAAGTGAGATCGCGGTCGGGACCCATCCCCCAAGGCAGAATCATAGACGAAGGCAGTCTTTTCGAATTGGCTAAAGACCTCCTTTTGCAGATAATCGCAGAAGGGAGAGGAGTCTGGCCTTGTGCAAACTTGAGTCTTAGCGTAGCAGGCTTTGAAGACGGCGTCAAAGGTAACATGGGCATCGGCGCATTTCTTGTCAAGGGGGAAGAGGCAGAAGCTCTTCGATCGTCGATTCCCGATAGCCGTCAATCTTCTACTGGACCAGAACCCTCCGCGAAGAAACGCCGCGTCGAGGATGGTGGCATTCAGCGGTTCTTCTCCAAGCGACCCTCCACTGATCACGAAAGAACCTCCCTAACCGACTCACATACTCACGGGGAAGACTCCAAAGCTGGCTCTTTGCCATCAGATCCCACCCAAAAGACCCTCAGTTTCGCTACTAAGTATGATTGTGAGGCCCGCCATGAATCCGACCTTGCCATGCATGAGTCTCACGCATCACCGTGGCATGAAAGCGCCTTCGATGTGCAAGTGGATCAAAAACAGCATTCATTGACCGATGTTGTATGTTCTCGCTGCAAGGCCAGCTTCGCGGACCCGGAAGCGCTCCAAAACCATAGAGATTGGCATATGGCCAAAGATCTACAAGACGCAGAACGTGTCAAGCCGACATTCGCTGAACGACAACCTGCTGCACGCAACTCTGCGCAAAAGACGCAAGGAAcgacttcaagaaggagcCGGGGAGGCAAACTCGAGCAAGGTCAAAGTCGGCTCAAATTTGGTTGA